One part of the Lotus japonicus ecotype B-129 chromosome 2, LjGifu_v1.2 genome encodes these proteins:
- the LOC130736424 gene encoding uncharacterized protein LOC130736424, protein MKNIVLETYSGKADPKEHLLYFNTKMVTSAASDAVKCMMFPSTFKGTTMAWFTTLPRGYITNFRDFSSKFLVQFSASKTKQVTIEDLYNVLQSEGETLKQYVKRLSAASVKIEESEPHAYARAFKNRLQPGKLNSKLSRKPARSMAEIRARANTYILDEEDDAFKIKHAKMEKDGDKRDASSKGKQSKEKGEGNKQRDKKVKSAEKATKEPLYPRKESFERLRLWHQADSRRREETGESLSAHLTELIWEV, encoded by the coding sequence ATGAAGAATATCGTTCTTGAAACGTATAGCGGAAAGGCTGATCCAAAGGAGCACCTGctttatttcaacacgaaaatggtaaCTAGTGCTGCTTCCGACGCAGTGAAATGCATGATGTTCCCATCGACGTTTAAAGGCACAACCATGGCTTGGTTTACGACTCTGCCTCGGGGATATATCACAAATTTTCGTGACTTCTCTTCGAAGTTCCTCGTCCAGTTCTCCGCGAGCAAAACCAAGCAGGTAACGATCGAAGACCTATACAATGTCCTCCAATCAGAGGGTGAAACTTTGAAACAGTATGTGAAGCGATTAAGTGCGGCGTCTGTCAAAATTGAGGAGTCAGAACCACATGCTTACGCGCGCGCTTTCAAGAACCGGCTGCAGCCAGGAAAGCTGAACAGTAAGTTGAGCCGTAAACCGGCTCGGTCGATGGCAGAGATCCGGGCGCGGGCAAACACTTACATCTtggacgaggaggatgatgctttcaaaATAAAGCATGCAAAAATGGAAAAGGATGGCGATAAGAGGGACGCGTCGTCGAAAGGCAAACAAAGtaaagaaaaaggagaaggCAATAAGCAGCGAGATAAGAAGGTAAAGTCAGCAGAGAAGGCTACGAAGGAACCGTTATACCCTAGGAAGGAAAGCTTCGAGCGTCTTCGCCTGTGGCATCAGGCCGACTCCCGCCGGCGAGAAGAGACGGGGGAAAGTTTAAGTGCGCATTTGACGGAGCTAATTTGGGAGGTCTAG